TATGCAACTGATAACTCTTCAAAAAGCCGACATGGAGTATGGCGACGATACCAACGACACCAATTATGACGAGCGCCAGCAGATAACGCGCTGGAACGCCAGCCATCACTAGCAGGAGTGCGGTTATAATCCCAATAACGATTCCCGTGCCAAGGTCTGGCTGTTTGATCACCAGTACCATAGGGATACCCCCCATCAGCAGGATGGTAATCACAGCTCGAAGGTCAAGTGGATCCTCTCGATTGGCCACGTAGGCGGATATTCCAAAGATAACCCCAATAGGTGCAAATTCGGACGGCTGTACCTGAATAGGGCCCAACTGAAACCAGCGTTGCGAACCGAGTTGAGAGGTGCCGACCGGAGAGAGAACGGCGAGCAACCCTAAGATACTAGCGCCATAGATGATGTAAGCGAAATGGGCTAAGCGCTGGTAGTCAATCAGTGCGAGAACGACCATCACCACGACCCCAAGGGCGAAATAGATCGCCTGACGTTCAAAGTAATAGTAGCCAGATATGCCCGCATGCATCAGCTGGACCTTGGTGGCCGAGTACACCATGATTACACCAAATGCCCCAATGGCCAACGTACTCAGCACTAGAAGAAGGTCGAGACGGCTGATCCTTCCCCAGATACCGGCCTCACGACGAACTGTCAACTGCGTCATGACAGTCCTAGAAGCCTCTCGAGTGCTGATCGTGCCATGGCGCTCTGGCCTGCCTCGGCTTGGAAGCGCACCAGCGCCGTCGCGATCCAGTCCGAAAGCTTCAAATTTTCGGATCGAATGCGCACGCCTCCAACGACATGATCGACTCGACTCGCCTGCACCCGTCCGTCCCTATCACGCTCTAGAGTGAAACGCTCGGAACCGACGTCGAAGTAATCGGTACGCTGCTTACGCTTTGACACAGTGTGAACACGATCCTGGAACAACTCCAGCACGCGTTCAAGGCCTACCGTCTCTAGTGCCTGCGCCTCCGCTGCTAACTTGAACAAGTCTGAAGAATCTACCAGACCATCAGATGTAGCGCTGAAGGCGTCACCCGATTCTTGCCCGTTCTCTGCTACCATGATGAGTAATAGAGTAATAGCTCTAGCCAGTATCACTATAGGGTTAAGGAGATCCTTTCATGAGCATGTTCAAACGCGTCTCTCAGGTCTTCCAACAGAAGTCGAATGCGCTCCTTGATAAGGTAGAGGATCCAACACAGGCCATCGATCTCAGCTATGAGAAGATGCAAGAAAATTTGCAACAGGTTCGTAGGTCGATCGCGGATGTGCTCACGTCACAAAAGCGACTCGAGGCACAACGGGCGCAACTCCAAGCGCAGTACGACAAATTGCAGGGTCAAGCCAGACAGGCGCTCCAGCAAGGACAGGAAGACGTCGCCAAAATGGCGCTGCAGCGTGCAACAGCGATCCAGCCTCAGATCGACTCTCTCACACCTCAGATAAACCAGCTCGCCCAACAGGAGAGCGCGTTGGAAGAGACCGGTCGCACGCTCAACTCCAAGATCGAGGCGTTCCGCGCTCAACGCGACACTATGAAGGCTCAATATACCGCAGCGAAGGCTTCGTCGTCCGCGCTCGAGAATCTGACAGGGCTCTCCGATCAGATGACTGATGTCAACATGATGATGGATCGCGCTCAAGATAAGATCGCTCAGATGCAGTCGCGGGCCGCTGCTGTAGGAGAGCTCGCCAACTCTGGCGTTCTTGACTCACCTTCGCTGGGCGGGCACGGTGACGATATCGAAGCCGCTCTTGCACAAAAGTCTTCGGCTAACGATGTTGATCTGCAGCTAGCCGCCATGAAGGCTGAGCTGAATAGTCCGGCCCAGCCTGCAAGCCTGCAAACATCGACTACACCCAGCGATGCGAAAGCACTCCAGTCCTCTGCAGACAGTGGCGGATCGAATGAGGAATCATCGGCGGTTGACACCTTCGTCGTGAGAGTGCTCGGACAGAGCCGTTTTCGGATTGCCAACTCAATTAGACCTGCACTTGATGGTCTTGATGCCGCCCTCGAGATGGCAGTAGAGAAGAACGATGCCGACTCCTTCGCCCAACTGGTTAAGCAGCTCGGATTGCTGGTTACGACGAATGGAGCTGCACTTGCAGACAGCGACGCGACCAAGGCCGACATAGTTCTGCCTAGTCCGGATATGACCCTCGAAGAGGCTAAAAAACTTTTCTTTGACACTCCAGCGGCACCGACGGAGGCCTCACAGGATCAAGGCGCCAGCGGAGCCAGCGTTAGCTAACCTCTAGGACGCATCTACAGGTCGAAGTTAATGAATTGTGAACCTCTTTACTCGACTCTGGCACGTTCGTCACTCTAGACTGATTGTAACTATTCAGGTCACCACCGAGAGTCAGTCGGGTGAAGCTGCGAGGGAAGTGTTTCTCGGTCGCTAGGGCGAAGCGGTTCAAGGGTTCGTAGCGCGTCTCGGACAGCAGCTTCGTTGTGTCTCTGTCCGAGGAACGTCCAAGGTGCAGTCGGGCGCTGGTTGCATACGTTCTAGCGGATGCCGGTAGTGAAGGCTCCCCCGGCTGGACACACGCTAGAAAGTCCTGTAGCTTTGGTGCTGTGAACCAGATCGGGCAATCATCCAGCGAGAGTATCGTCACCGAGAGCGTGGCGGCAAACAGTAGGCAGGCATCGAAGAGCGCAGACGGTTCTCTTTACCGCTATGTTGGCCGGGAGTTCACCGAGGTGGAGATGGAGATAGTGCGCACCCTCTGTTTGGACCCGGCGTATCCTACCCGGGCATCAATCTCGCGGGCGCTCTGTCGATCCCTTGGGTGGACAAAGCCAGACGGTGGGCTAAAGGATATGTCAGCGAGGGTCGCACTCGCCAAGATGGCGGCTGACGGACTTATTACCCTACCTGCACCCACAGGGCCACAGCCAGTTCCTAGGAGGCACCTGGAG
The Ferrimicrobium acidiphilum DSM 19497 genome window above contains:
- the rodA gene encoding rod shape-determining protein RodA, with the translated sequence MTQLTVRREAGIWGRISRLDLLLVLSTLAIGAFGVIMVYSATKVQLMHAGISGYYYFERQAIYFALGVVVMVVLALIDYQRLAHFAYIIYGASILGLLAVLSPVGTSQLGSQRWFQLGPIQVQPSEFAPIGVIFGISAYVANREDPLDLRAVITILLMGGIPMVLVIKQPDLGTGIVIGIITALLLVMAGVPARYLLALVIIGVVGIVAILHVGFLKSYQLHRLLSFLNPKANASSFGYNLAQSKIAIGSGHIFGVGLFKGSQTTLAFVPSQQTDFIFTAIGEQLGFVGCAGLLLGYAILIWRLWSAMRWSKDITGTLIVAGGLAWIGYSVFQNVGMTIGIMPITGIPLPLISYGGSAMLAFLAMVGLALNIGSQRARVRA
- a CDS encoding PspA/IM30 family protein — its product is MSMFKRVSQVFQQKSNALLDKVEDPTQAIDLSYEKMQENLQQVRRSIADVLTSQKRLEAQRAQLQAQYDKLQGQARQALQQGQEDVAKMALQRATAIQPQIDSLTPQINQLAQQESALEETGRTLNSKIEAFRAQRDTMKAQYTAAKASSSALENLTGLSDQMTDVNMMMDRAQDKIAQMQSRAAAVGELANSGVLDSPSLGGHGDDIEAALAQKSSANDVDLQLAAMKAELNSPAQPASLQTSTTPSDAKALQSSADSGGSNEESSAVDTFVVRVLGQSRFRIANSIRPALDGLDAALEMAVEKNDADSFAQLVKQLGLLVTTNGAALADSDATKADIVLPSPDMTLEEAKKLFFDTPAAPTEASQDQGASGASVS